From a region of the Salvelinus fontinalis isolate EN_2023a chromosome 13, ASM2944872v1, whole genome shotgun sequence genome:
- the LOC129868456 gene encoding LOW QUALITY PROTEIN: solute carrier organic anion transporter family member 2B1-like (The sequence of the model RefSeq protein was modified relative to this genomic sequence to represent the inferred CDS: inserted 2 bases in 1 codon), translating to MTGLDTXNTPTPQLHLQNMTASDLQLNSDSQRSTPPSRSRGPFNSIKLFVLCHGMLQLAQLLVSGYLKSSISTIERRYGFSSQKSGILASFNEVGNIVLIVFVSFFGSRVHRPRFIGGGALVVSLAALIMAMPHFISGPYQYTDHISESKDDDSGLCQLESSFQSTLSNHSCTQQERHSQQGVFPLLLLGQILLGIGGVPIQPFGISYIDDYASKRNSPLYLGILLAVTSIGPAFGFMMGSFMLRFYVDIDKMSKDQIGLERGDPRWVGAWWLGFLVAASFLFLTSLPYLFFPRQMPKEENGGDVTEPRAEEEKKPLPDPVQELTLTQFLKSFPRIALRTLRNPIYLLVVLAQVHLAAMVAGLATFMAKFIERQFTQTASFSNMMIGGVSIPLAVLGIVLGGALMRRLSMSTRGSALMCTAAILMCILTALPLLLLGCSTQSVTGVYPTTQNGSLGCKAGCSCPTETFNPVCGSDGVEFISPCHAGCMTKVQDNNTIKVLNYTNCGCINGSHALSGTCGSNCEHLLLPFMVLSALTCFIASFSQTPSYMMILRTVRTEDKSFAVGVQYMLFRMLAFLPAPVLYGIAIDTTCILWGKKCGRNTSCHYYNMDLFRQRFLGLQVLFVCGAFICFLLSLLILRHRAGQQCQQAGQRYTVVNGVKSPDNNTASKELQRMPA from the exons ttATTTGTGCTGTGCCATGGCATGCTCCAGCTGGCCCAGCTGTTGGTGTCTGGATATCTGAAGAGCTCCATCTCCACCATAGAGAGACGCTATGGCTTCTCTAGCCAGAAGTCTGGCATCTTGGCATCCTTCAATGAG gtggggaACATAGTCCTGATAGTGTTTGTTAGTTTCTTTGGTAGCCGTGTCCACAGACCACGGTTCATTGGTGGAGGGGCACTGGTGGTCAGTCTGGCTGCTCTGATAATGGCCATGCCTCATTTCATCAGTGGCCCCTACCAGTACACAGACCACATCAGCG AATCCAAGGATGACGACTCTGGCCTCTGCCAATTAGAGAGCTCTTTCCAATCAACCTTGTCCAATCATAGCTGCACTCAGCAAGAGAGACACTCCCAGCAGGGAGTATTCCCACTCCTGCTCCTAGGACAGATACTCCTGGGAATCGGCGGCGTTCCCATCCAACCCTTCGGAATCTCCTACATTGATGACTATGCCAGCAAGAGgaactctcctctctacctcg GCATCCTCCTGGCTGTCACATCTATTGGTCCTGCTTTTGGCTTTATGATGGGCTCCTTCATGTTGCGCTTTTATGTCGACATCGACAAGATGTCCAAAG ATCAGATAGGTCTGGAGCGAGGAGACCCTCGCTGGGTGGGAGCCTGGTGGCTAGGCTTCTTGGTGGCagcctccttcctcttcctcacctCCCTGCCCTACCTCTTCTTCCCCCGGCAGATGCCCAAAGAG GAAAATGGAGGCGATGTCACAGAGCCCAGAGCAGAAGAGGAAAAGAAACCACTGCCAGACCCCGTCCAGGAACTCACCCTCACACAGTTTCTCAAAA gTTTCCCCCGTATCGCCCTGCGGACCCTGCGGAACCCCATCTACCTTTTGGTGGTGCTGGCACAGGTCCACCTGGCAGCGATGGTAGCCGGCCTCGCCACCTTTATGGCCAAGTTCATAGAGCGCCAGTTCACCCAGACTGCCTCCTTCTCCAACATGATGATCG GTGGGGTGAGTATCCCTCTAGCGGTGCTGGGCATCGTGCTAGGTGGGGCTTTGATGAGGAGGCTGAGTATGTCTACTAGAGGCTCCGCCCTCATGTGCACGGCAGCCATCTTGATGTGTATACTCACcgctctgcctctcctcctcctcggctGCTCCACACAGAGTGTCACTGGAGTCTACCCCACCAC ACAGAATGGTTCCTTGGGGTGTAAAGCTGGGTGCTCCTGTCCGACCGAGACTTTTAACCCGGTGTGTGGCTCAGACGGGGTGGAGTTCATATCACCCTGTCATGCAGGCTGCATGACCAaagtacaggacaacaacaccATCAAAGTCCTG aactacacaaACTGTGGCTGCATCAACGGGTCCCATGCGTTGTCGGGGACATGCGGTAGCAACTGTGAACACCTCCTCTTGCCCTTTATGGTTCTCTCTGCCCTCACCTGCTTCATCGCATCCTTCTCACAGACGCCATCATACATGATGATACTGag GACAGTGAGAACAGAGGATAAGTCTTTTGCTGTGGGAGTTCAGTACATGCTCTTCAGAATGCTGG cATTCCTGCCTGCCCCAGTCCTGTACGGCATTGCCATAGACACCACCTGTATCCTCTGGGGGAAGAAGTGTGGGAGGAACACATCATGTCACTACTACAACATGGACCTCTTCAGACAGAG GTTCCTGGGACTGCAGGTGTTGTTTGTTTGTGGAGCGTTCATCtgcttcctgctctctctcctcatcctgaGACATAGGGCAGGACAACAATGCCAGCAGGCGGGACAGAGATACACTGTGGTGAACGGAGTAAAGAGTCCAGACAACAACACTGCCTCCAAAGAACTGCAGAGGATGCCAGCAtga